The Juglans microcarpa x Juglans regia isolate MS1-56 chromosome 2D, Jm3101_v1.0, whole genome shotgun sequence DNA window ATCACCAAGGAAACTAGACTAGAGGCCGGAGCTGTGCCTGCACTTCATGACATAAGCCAAGCTGattgcaaatgattttttgtttcGCCTTTATAATTGGTGGCCAAGATTGAGAGGGATGAACCGtctatacacacacatatatatatataattctatagGCAATTAgcttttacaattatatattgagaaatgataattataatcATGAGTGTGTAAGTGttgtacaatcattttaaaaaaaatgaatatacataagattcatataaaagaaaattaattttttaattatattttcaaagtgactgcatGGTATTTATGTACTTCACGACtacatataacattactcttatatatttacttttgcACTGCATTTATCGTCTAAAAGAACTATTGTAAGTTGCAAATAAAAGGGATCTCTTGAATGAGACTTGCACTTACACGCATGCATCTTCCTCATAATTCATCCATCTAGAACGTAAATCAACCAATATCaggtgtaatatatatatatatatatatatatatatatatatatctatatcttcGGCCTCCCAAATCTGTGAGGTACTTATATATCATGGTCCTCCGATCCTGATCACACCGTAATATGCATATGATTAGATTAGTTGTGATTCCAGCTGCTTACTGCTAACCCTCATCGAGGTTAAATTGACTCTAAAGTGGCATAGATAGGGttggaaaaaaagagaataagcTAGCTACCTGTCATGTCACCCCGTAAAAAAGACGTAATGTGTTTGCGTAGTACGTACTGGCGCTTCTTCTCAAAAGTCATTGATCAACCCATCAAAAAATGTGTAGCGAGTCTAGTATAATAGCATCAGTGGTCAAAAGTCATAGAAACTTGCTTAATATATTTGCTTTCTTGAGAGCTGAGATCATCATCTACATTTTATTCATTCTTTAGGTAATCTCTCTCCTCACGAGCCTGTTAGCTATAGCTACTGCTCTGTTCATAATCATGGGCATTTCATAtgatctctttctttatttttttagcaaagGCAGGCCTGCAGGGTCTGAACTAATGCTCCTGCTGGACTGTTAGGCAAATGCATCGTGGATTAAGACAAGTGAAGAACTTATttcgacaaaaaaaaaaaaaaaaaaaaatcctctatATGATCTAAAGAGAGAGTTTGGAGAGGGAGAGTCGGGAAGATTTACCAAATTTGCATATCTGTAAAGCCAACCAGTTATTGTAAAAGTAATTACTGTTAGATAGATGTATGTATTATTGATAACAATCAGAATCGTGTCTCGAGAATGCCCCAAGCATTCATTGATCTCCTAGCCTAGCTAGGGtttatatatgcaatatattaATCCATGCTGCAGTAGTGGGGGAACCTCTATTCAGCTGTGTGGTATAATGCAAACCAAAGCCCCATTACACACTTGCTGCAATGTGGGGCCGACATGTCTCCACTATGGTCTCACAGCCCAAAAGATCCACAGCCATTTTCAAGCCTTTAAAGTGAGATTTTTATGCGGAGTTTGTGATCTCCTTCCCCAACTTTTATCAGCAATAATAAATCGTCTAGTACTACAGCTTCAGTATTGCTATTCTCTGCCCCCCATGTCAGACCACTTTTTAAAGTTTCACATATCATGAGATGAGAACTAACATTCGGGTTTTCTTTCTGGATTTGCGATTTTATAGGACACACCCCTCCTGATCTACTAATCCATTCGACATAAAGAAACAAAAGTGGTGGAGGACCAGTACTGATCAGTAATATTATTGGAAATAAATCTGAGATCGAGGGCCAAGATCGAAgaagtaatttaattaattaatttatttattattatgggAGAAGATAATTAAGCATCAGAGAAGGAGTAGATCAGATCATCAGTACCTACTTCTGAATCAATATTTCCTGTTCTAGTTAgtatcattatattataatatgaaacTAATTCTAATAAGATCGAAAAGatcaacaactatatatatgatttggttttaagagtttttcaaaattgtcctaataaaaaataaaagactaaaaTAGGTGCACTATTAATTGAAAATTACCATATTAGGGCACATATCAACGCTTGCATGCCATGATGACTGAGATTCTATATGTATTTTTGTTTCAGGCTTCGTTTGTAttcacaacttatctcaattcatctcaactcttctcattattattcattactattcaacaattttaactcacaaatttcagtACTATTCATAAcccatcttattactattcacaactcatctcaactcatcttcgaatccaaacgacaccttaatTTCAGACGTACTCCTGGATGGGTGGTTACATTATGTGGGGCCTCGAGAGGCATTGGGGTTCAGACTCCAAACCCCACAGCTACGTAATCCCTTCCATAGACAGATAGCAAggaaataatattctttttccaCATGGACTGTTATATAAAACAagagtttggaaaatttgagaaatataCCAAAATCTTATTCCACGTTCTTCCACctaattaatatgaaatttattatttttatctttctatctgtatgtttaaatatgtgtgtatttaaataaaatgataaataatcaCACGTTGGTTAAGTGACTTTGTGTGGTGTAAGACTTTTTTATCTAGTTCCTAGGATGGGGACCCACACACAcgtcttttgaaaaaaaaattgaaactcatataacaaaaattattaatttagggtagattttattttatttttaaagatttgcatcaagtttttatatattagaactgtatctaacattattcacaataattatactatatttctTTCTAAATTGACCGGTTGATGTGTAGCAGTATACCTAGTTTCTTCCCTTAAGAATCGaagtagaaaatcattaatGCATTCGTTAGTATAATTGAGTAGTAAAATTTAAGTTGAAAGAGAGCATTTTTCCTCACGTTGTATCATTTTATACAACACTTTTCTTCACACTATATCACTCAAGAAGTATAAACGGTGCCGAGGAACCACTTGTTGGACCCAGAGGACTGAATGAGAGATGAGGTTCGTCCATTTGAACTGGACTTCCATTTAGTGGACTTTTTTGTTTGCGTAAAATTGGGTTCACTCGAAAGACCTCAGGGCTCAATAAGATTTTTTTGGTCTCGTTTATATATGGGCTTGGGTTCACCTTGGTTGTTTGGGCTTTTTCCTATTCTGATGTGGGAGAGCGTGTGGCTCGTACCCATAACGCTATAATGGGGGGATTACATGATGAAAAATGGTAcaattttatttggaaaaaaaaattaaattgtgtcAGGATATTGTATGATATAGCACAATTACTGAAGTATGCTCTTGTTTGTTGCAAAGTAAAGTTtactaagaaaaatattttgatgtatTGACAAGTttaatgactatatatatatgtactcagaccatatttaatttttatgtgctagTTGTGAAGCTGCTAAGGCTGCAATTAAACGGATACATTTTCTAGATactaaattatgtattttagaagtgttacaattacaaaaagatttcataaaaataaattcacaaattgacaatacttcatatgatatgttatatttactttacaataaaaaaaaatttacaatttaatgtaCCATATCAAGTTTCTTTCTAGCTgaagtatttattttctttttatatggaCAATGGTATTATTTGAGTTGTTttgaatcatatataatatggtcATATATATGGACAAAGCTTAGAGGTGGCGCTAGTTCTTCTTGAAATTGAATACATCTCGTAACagcaatataatatatatatatatatatatatatatttatataaacgtGGTCGAATCAAGCAGCTTTGACAAGAACTAAATCAAAACTGTATATATAATTCTTATGGCTAGCTGTAGATTAGACTCTTGGCTCTAATGACCGGATTACCGATCGACTTGTATGTTGAAAGTGTTGATTAAGATTtagtttgaataatgagatattctcaaatattatatgaataataataaaaaaataatgataaaatattgaataatagtaaataaaaaataaaaaataaaaataaaatatcaaataaataaatataaatataataaaatattctccaaataccttaaaattatctgaaaataaCCCGCTACCCAAATTAGTCCAAAAATTTTACTACATTGCGACAACTCCATCTTTGACATTTTTGTGAGCATCGTCTATACActgttttttattataatcatgATGGTAATCATTGACCCTACTAGGTTGCGTTTCTTTTGGTGACGTGACGTTAACGGAAATTGTTTTACATCCGGTGTCTCTCAACTAGTGGTGGAATGGTGTCCAGACTCCAGATCGAGTCAGCCTCCTGTGGCTAACCTAACATGACTAAGTTGGTATTATATTAATCTTATCCAAAGTTGCCTACCATTCAAGCTCATCCATCTGCCAATCCAACAACTGTCACGTACAGATAGCAAACTTGGTCAGAGATTACAAACTAACCAGCATATATAGCACCATAGATCGAATCCCTTTCCAACTCGTCAAGCCCAGATCAGATCCGAGTAGTACGTACTCCACCATGTCAGGTCCAACTGCTCCATCTAATTCCATTGACGTTGATCCCTACCAACATCTCCAACTCCTTCTCAATGCCGACGGCACCGTTACACAGCTCACCGAAATCCCCAACACTCCTGCCACACCTGATCCTAGCAGTCCAATGCCAGTTCTCTCCAAAGACATCCCTCTAAACCAGTCAAACAACAATTGGGTTAGAGTATTCCTACCACGGCGAGAACTTGATCATAGTTCCTCCTCTCCTAAACTGCCTCTCATACTTTACTTCCATGGCGGAGGGTTCATCCGTTTCAGTGCAGCCTCCTCAGTTTTCCACGAGTTTTGTGCGAACATCGCGATCCAGCTCCATGTGATCGTCGTATCGGTCGATTACCGCCTTGCTCCGAAGCACCGGCTGCCGGCTGCTTATGATGATGCTATGGACGCGTTACGCTGGCTCAAAACAACGACGGAAGATGAGTGGCTAAGAAACCATGCTGATTTATCAAACACTTTTATTATGGGTACCAGTGCGGGTGGGAACATTGCTTACCATGCAGGATTACGTGCATCCGTGGTAGCTGATGATCTTGAGCCTTTGGTAATCAGAGGGCTGATATTGCATCAGCCATTCTTTGGAGGGTCCCAGAGGACTGAGTCAGAGTTGAGGGGCAATGACCCAGTTTTGCCACTGAGTGTAAGTGATCTAATGTGGGAATTGTCGTTACCAATTGTTGACCGTGAGCACGAGTATTGCAATCCGATGGTGGAGGGTGGATCTCAGCGATTGCAGAAGATCAAGCTGCTGGGATGGAGGGTCTTGGTGACAGGCTGTGACGGGGATCCTCTGATCGACCGTCAGATGGAGCTGATAGCGATGATGGAGGAAAAGGGTGTGGTAGTGGAGAGCCAATTTGGTAAGGGTGGTTATCACGGGGTAGAGATCTTATCTGATCAGCCCTCCAAAGCTAAGGCACTCTGTGTGGTtctcaaaaatttcattttatcttcatCGGGTGGCTAGAGAAAAATGGTGGCATGGGCAGCTTGTTGCTAAGTTGTTTTGTATGGTGCATGGAAATGTTGTCATGATTGATAGagatataattatagaatatgacatatatattaatctgtCAAAGTATATTCTGATCTTTGGATCGatgctcataaaaaataatgctgCCATTGTTTTTGTCATTTATAAGTTTGTGATTACCATTATATATCTTGTTTATGTAATATATACATAGAGAACTTGTTTTGGCTATGGTGTTGTTAAGTCATATATTACTCCTTCCATTTATTGCTCAAACATCATTTTCATGGTTGTTTGAATCTCTTTATCTCCAAGCTTCAACACGTTATATAtgtcaaaagaaaaatacaatattgCAATTCAATGATATTATGTCATGACAGAAAgacattaatttttataagagTATTAACGGACTCCCCCAAACTTGAAATTTTCatctccaatatatatatatatatatatattttagaaccaatattaaatattatgtgATAAAATATGCCATATTAATTAGCTGTAGCATTAATAGGAAGGCTAGTGAAATTTACTTGATTCCTAACACgaagtattttaaagaaaagttcGACCCTTCTTATCTTTCGACTTCTGTTTGTCATAACGTACGTGTCCCGGCCTACCTATTGGTCATCTTTTATACCTTACACAATGCAATATTGCCTTGGGTCCAACTCCATAAGTAGCAACAGATCGAGCTCATGTAGCAGAAAGAAAGTATCACTCATCAGCCTGCTTGCCTGCCTGCCATGGATCCCTACAAGGAGCTTCAGATCGTCCTCAACCCGATGGTACGTTGACTAGACTACTCCACGTTCCTGAAACCCCTCCCACATCCGATCCTACCCTTCACATCCCAGTTCTCTCTAAAGACATCTCCATCAACCAATCAACCAACACCTGGGCGAGGGTTTTTTTGCCCCGAGAAGCACTTCATGATAGTCCCTCCTCCACCAAGCAGCTACCTCTCGTAGTTTGCTACCATGGGGGAGGGTTCGTCCTATTTAGTGCATCCTCAACTGTTTTCCATGATTTCTGCGTGAACATGGCGACCGAACTCCGCGTCATCATCGTATCGGTCGAGTACAGGCTTGCCCCGGAACATCGGCTTCCGGCAGCGTACGATGATGCCATGGAGGCTTTGCACTGGATCAGAACCACCCAGGAAGATTGGGTGAGAAAATATGCTGATTTTTCGAATTGTTTTCTCATGGGCGGAAGTGCTGGGGCTAACATCGCCTACAATGCAGGGCTTCATGTAGCCAAGGAAGATGATAATCTTGAGCCACTGAAGATCCGAGGGCTGATAATGATCCAGCCATTCTTTGGTGGGGACCGGAGGACTGGGTCAGAGCTGAGGCTTTTTAATGATCCCATGTTCCCACCATGTATGAGTGATGTTATGTGGGAGTTGTCGTTGCCAGTTGGGGTCAATCGTGATCACGAGTATTGCAATCCAACGGTGGGGGGAGGATCCAAGCTCTTGGAAAGGATCAAGGTGCTAGGATGGAAGATTCTGGTGACTGGCTGTGATGGGGACCAATTATTTGATCGTCAGATGGAGTTTGTGAAGCTGCTGGAGACGAAGGATGTGGGAGTGGTGGGTCATTTTGGGGAAGGAGGTTTTCATGGGGCTGACTTTAGAGACCCTGTGAAGGCCAAGGCTCTTTGGGTGATTTGCAAGGACTTTGTGTTGTCTTGTTTGGCAGTTTAAGACATCAATATTAGATAgaattatttttctcatcagtcactattcactactcTATATtccatatcttataaaaaatgtcaaatgTGAGATGTGAGGATAAATAGTAGCtgatatatagcaaaactctattAGCGATGATGGTAATTAGTGGCCTAATTATTCTGCTTCTTAGTTCTTAAGTTTGAGAATAAATATTGATGCTTATgccaactctctctctttctctcataaAATTTATTCACTGCACATAAGAAACAATAGTTTGAAAGGCCCAATGccaattttaaataattgaatgcAAGTGTGAGTTGGGGCTTTAGTGGGCCTATTTCTTGTGGCAAAGCTGGCCGAATACTGGTCATGCAAGGGGAAATTCGGAGCTTGGGTTGCTACAACATCTAACTGTGATGGGCCTTTTGGAGAAACTCTTCTAAGTTGGACCTACTAACCCTCTTACCCACCATCCAAATTCAGGCCGAAACGTCAAGAACCAGAAATTTGAAGGTTTGAGGACCCTGACATTATTGATTAGTTGTCACTGTTAGATATAATTAAGGATTTCGTAACTatcgcatattttttttaaaaaaaagtaaaatttattattaaaaattaatacttttttatgtagattttatgtttattcatttaaaaaaaaaaaaaaaatacgcgGCACTTACGcaagaatgtaattaggtgcaTGTTTCTTGTTCCTCCTACCAATCTTAATATCAGTTTATGTAATCGTAGGTTTCTCTCAccagtatataatattatacggTCCTATTTTTTCTGACGTATTCTCGTAATTAATTTGTTCCATTATTTAAGCTCCCATATGTTCTTCAACAGAAGATGGGTACTTGGACAAATGTTGCAACAAATTATGCAGTACTGTTGTGTACGTAAGTTGAAAATGGTAAATGTGAACGCATTTTCACACATAAAAGAAAACTGTCGACCCATGCACTTCGATGAGTATCAATGGATCTCCATCGATCGACCCAGGAAACGGAGAAAAGAGTTTGCAAGTACGGGCGGCGGCCTTTGCGGCGAGTGTCAGATGCCACACATCATCCCGGCCAATACTCGATATCAATGGATTGGAATCTGAGTTGGAGTATAATTGAGTAGTTTTGGATGCTCGAGCAAGAACGAGAGATCGAGGTGGTTGCCATGCGTATAGTTTCTAGCCGTCTAATGTTCTTGGCTGACACGGCCATTTTCAATGACCATGATTCCACTTCAAGATTAATGCCGCTTCTGCCTACAATACTTGACTCTTCTACTTCACATGATTAATTATAAATGGCTGATCCGTACTGATTACTGGGATTTTCTAGGAGATCTTGATACGGCCACTAGAACTCtgtgctgtgatttttttttttttttttggtctctcTCAATAAGCATGCATTatattaaaaaggaaatacaACGAGTTTAAGGTGAATCTTTTTTACTGTCTATAATATAGAATACAATTAGGGATACTATGAAGGGTATTAGACCAAAATTCAATTTAGTCGTAGCCCATTGCGCCACAGGTGCGCGTACCAATTTTGGGATTGGTGTATTTTTCTGATCTCCAATCTTTTCGAGGATGAAGGCTTTGGCAGATGTCCACAATGATCGGGGTGATTTGCCATTGAGGTGAAAGAGATTCATTTGCTATAGCATCTATAACAGTTTGGGCATCGCCTTCCAGGATCTCAGGCCTTTTTTGCAGTCTGTGCTATGAAGCTTCACAAATGCCATTGGTTTTACCATTTGTGAAGCTTGAGTTCAAGGAACTGCAGGGAGAAGGCGGGGTTGAATGAGATTTCACATTATCTGAAAGTTTTtgtagtttataataaatttaaaagacttCAATAATTATACATTGACTAATCTTTTAGATTATAAGCTCAAATATGACTTTAGTTTTCTTTGAACTCTGTAACGATTGCAAAAGGAGTATAATTAATCTAACAATTACTAACTCTTTCTAAAATGAgcaatgttagatacaattataaattgtatataCTCAGtgtacactttttttaaaaaagagtgagatccaccattataaaaattaatttttcatgtaggttccatatttaatcatttttttcaaaatgagtacaCATTACTTGCACACTTTATAATTGcaaatatcaattttcttttaatatatatatatatatatatatatatatatatatatatatatatattactaagttttatttttcatcattgtaAATGGCATCAAAGGCATTGAAATACAAAGAATCTCGACATAAGTGGGCCGATATGCAAAAGAAGCCTTGAAGACATTGTGGGTGACTCGACCAAGTGCTTGTCCACACAATGATTATATCACTCATTTATATGCGGTGAATTTCTCAGCAATTGTGGTAATTGAAATAGGCTCTGTTTGTTCATAGGAATTGGGATTTTTCCCACAAATGTTAATAAAATGGTTTGGAAGTATGGTGAGGCATTAATTGGGACAGGGCTTTAATTAGCTAGTTGGGGCCATATCAGAATGATAGATGTTTACgcccaaaaataccaaaatgtgGTTTAAACATTGATTTTGCAAcgttagagatcaaaagagaaTGGTATCTATATATACCAATGATCACGTCGAGCTAAAGTCTTGTAAACGTTTCGGATTTTGGAGAAGCACGACTGCTACATATCTTCAACTGAATAAAATCAAACGAAAAGAATTTAACTTCGATTAGTATGATCTGTGCAAATTAGATCTTTTACATTTTCCAATGCAAAGTTGACATCGGTTTTTTTATATGAAGAACACAGGAAACACATAGACTGGTGTTGGGTTTGTAGAACCTGATTTGTCGGTGTGTCGGCCTGATTTGATGAGCCAACTCAATAAAAATACGTTATGATTTTTGGCCCATTTTCAAGGAGGCTTGGGCGATGGAGCGCAAATCGACCCAAGCCGAAGAGATTTGAGAAGCGCCAAACAAAGAATTCACTCGACATTCGCGTGACACTTAGCTCGAGCGAAGTTCAGGTAGAGAGTTCAGTCGAGGCTTGCTCGAGCTAACATCCGAACAGAGAGTTCGTTCGATGCGCGTTAAACACTACGCTCGAGCAAATAGAGCATAAAAGCAAAAATTAAGGTTTCTGCCGTGtgacactataaatatatactaaaaGAACAATATAGCCAATTCTAAACAATGAATTTTGTCTCAAAGTGTATTTTCTGATTTCTtagtacaataaaatattatgcagCTCTGTAGGCGTAGGCACGTTGTCGAActacattaattttatatcgtgtgattgattgatttatgtttgtttttgcttttgtttttactttatttatcaTCG harbors:
- the LOC121248340 gene encoding carboxylesterase 1-like; protein product: MSGPTAPSNSIDVDPYQHLQLLLNADGTVTQLTEIPNTPATPDPSSPMPVLSKDIPLNQSNNNWVRVFLPRRELDHSSSSPKLPLILYFHGGGFIRFSAASSVFHEFCANIAIQLHVIVVSVDYRLAPKHRLPAAYDDAMDALRWLKTTTEDEWLRNHADLSNTFIMGTSAGGNIAYHAGLRASVVADDLEPLVIRGLILHQPFFGGSQRTESELRGNDPVLPLSVSDLMWELSLPIVDREHEYCNPMVEGGSQRLQKIKLLGWRVLVTGCDGDPLIDRQMELIAMMEEKGVVVESQFGKGGYHGVEILSDQPSKAKALCVVLKNFILSSSGG
- the LOC121248342 gene encoding LOW QUALITY PROTEIN: carboxylesterase 1-like (The sequence of the model RefSeq protein was modified relative to this genomic sequence to represent the inferred CDS: inserted 1 base in 1 codon); this translates as MDPYKELQIVLNXDGTLTRLLHVPETPPTSDPTLHIPVLSKDISINQSTNTWARVFLPREALHDSPSSTKQLPLVVCYHGGGFVLFSASSTVFHDFCVNMATELRVIIVSVEYRLAPEHRLPAAYDDAMEALHWIRTTQEDWVRKYADFSNCFLMGGSAGANIAYNAGLHVAKEDDNLEPLKIRGLIMIQPFFGGDRRTGSELRLFNDPMFPPCMSDVMWELSLPVGVNRDHEYCNPTVGGGSKLLERIKVLGWKILVTGCDGDQLFDRQMEFVKLLETKDVGVVGHFGEGGFHGADFRDPVKAKALWVICKDFVLSCLAV